In Leclercia pneumoniae, the genomic window AATGGCAGCGACAATATATAACGCCAGGCGGCGACCGCGATAAATACCAAACATGCTTCCCCCTTGTTTAAGGTTGGTTTAGAAATATTTTGTGAAAATCATTATATGAAATAAGTTGTGCTGAGTTTTGCCATTATCTTTTTAGAATATATTGCGATAAATCAATTTTTGCCACAACTTATTAATTTATTTCACGCCCATTTTAATAAGCCAGAAAGGAATTCCGGCTGCCATTCACATGAAATTAAAGGAACTGACTATGACGAAAATGCCTAACCCGCCGTCTTCGCCATCCCCTGACAACAAGGCTTCTGGTCTGGCGTATCAGCAGACCGTGGAGCAGACTCTGGCCGCGCTGCAAACCCACACTAACGGTCTGAGCCGCGCCGAGGCGGATGAACGCTTAAATAAATATGGCCCGAATGCGTTGCCAGAGAAAAAAGCGAAACCTGCCTGGCTGCGTTTTCTGGCCCATTTTAACGATGTCCTGATTTATGTACTGCTGGCGGCAGCTGTATTAACGGCGGTAATGGGGCATTGGGTCGATACGCTGGTTATTCTTGGCGTGGCGGTCATTAACGCCTTAATTGGTCATGTTCAGGAAAGCAACGCCGAAAAATCGCTGCAAAGTATTCGAAATATGCTCTCTAGCGATGCGCGTGTTATTCGTCACGGCGAGCACGAAACCATTCCAACCACTGAAATCGTTCCGGGCGATATTATTGTCTTGCGCGCAGGAGATCGTATTCCGGCGGATATGCGTCTGATTGAAGCGCATAATTTACGCGTGGAAGAGGCGATACTGACCGGGGAATCCACGGTGGTGGATAAACATACCGATGTGCTGCACGGCGAACTGCCGCTGGGCGATCGCACCAATCTCGTCTTTTCAGGCACGACCGTCAGCGCGGGCGGTGGCGTGGGCGTGGTCATCGCCACCGGGCAAGAGACTGAACTTGGGCACATCAACCAGATGATGGCCGGTATAGAGAAGCACCGCACACCGCTGCTGGTACAGATGGATAAGCTGGGCAAAGCGATTTTCGCCATTATCCTGGCGATGATGGCGGCGCTGTTTGTCTTTAGCATCCTGTTGCGCGATATCCCGCTGGGTGAACTGCTTCTCTCCCTGATAAGCCTGGCGGTCGCCGCCGTGCCGGAAGGTTTGCCGGCCATTATTTCGATTATCTTGTCGCTGGGCGTGCAGGCGATGGCGCGTAAGCGGGCGATCATCCGCAAACTCCCTACCGTGGAAACGCTGGGGGCAATGACCGTGGTCTGTTCGGATAAAACCGGCACCCTGACCATGAACGAGATGACCGTGAAGGCAATCATCACCGCCGAAAGTTGCTACAGCGTGGACGGTAATAGCTACGAGCCGGAGGGGAAGATCTGCCTTGAGGGCAGCGACGAGCCGGTACAAATCCAGCCAGGCACCGTGCTGGAGCAATATCTGCGCACGATTGACCTCTGCAATGACAGCCAGTTGGTTAAGGACGAGCGCGGCCTGTGGGGCATTACCGGCGGGCCGACCGAAGGGGCGCTGAAGGTGCTGGCCGCTAAAGCGAAGCTAAGCCCCGTGGCGACCACGCTTATTAGCAAAATCCCGTTCGACTCCCAGTACAAGTACATGAGCACGCACTACCAGGTGGGCAACGACGCGCAGATTTTAATTACCGGCGCGCCGGACGTGATTTTCGCCCTTTGCGAGCAGCAGCAGACCCGCAACGGCGCCGAGCCCTTCAACCGCGCGTACTGGGAAGACGAGATGGCGCGCTTTGCCCGGCAGGGGCTGCGCATGGTTGCCGCCGCCTTTAAGCCGGCTGCCGCCGACAAGCCAGCACTACGTCATGAGGATCTCAGCAGCGGGCTGATCATGCTGGGGATCGCCGGCATGATGGATCCACCGCGCCCGGAAGCGATCGATGCCATCCACGCCTGTCAGCAGGCGGGGATCCGTGTGAAGATGATCACCGGTGACCACCCGCAGACGGCCATGAGCATTGGGCAGATGCTGGGAATTGCTAACAGCAGCCAGGCGATAACCGGCTATCAGCTGGAGCATATGGACGATGCAGCGTTGGCGACCGCGGCGGTGCAGTATGACATTTTCGCCCGTACCAGCCCGGAGCATAAGCTGCGCCTGGTCAAGGCCTTGCAGGAGAAGGGCGAGATTGTCGGCATGACGGGTGACGGGGTGAACGATGCGCCCGCGCTGCGTCAGGCGGATGTGGGCATTGCGATGGGTATTAAAGGCACCGAAGTGACTAAAGAGGCGGCCGAGATGGTCTTGACCGATGACAACTTCGCCACTATCGCCAGCGCGGTAAAAGAGGGGCGCCGCGTTTACGACAATCTGAAGAAGACCATTCTCTTCATTATGCCGACCAACCTCGCGCAGGGGCTATTGATTATCATCGCCCTGCTGGCGGGGAACGTCATTCCGCTGACGCCGGTACTGATTTTGTGGATGAACATGGCAACCTCCGCCACGCTCTCTTTCGGCCTGGCTTTCGAAGCCGCCGAGCGCAACATCATGAAGCGTCCGCCGCGCCAGACTGCGCAGTATGTGATGGATGCCTATGCCGTATGGCGCGTGGCGTTCGTTGGCACCATGATTGCCATCGCCGCCTTTGCGCTGGAAGCCTGGCTGGCGCCGCGTGGGCACAGCGCCGAATTTACCCGCACTGTGCTTCTGCAGATGCTGGTCTGCGCCCAGTGGGTCTATATGATTAACTGCCGCAACACCGAGGGCTTCTCCCTCAACCGCGGCCTGCTGGCTAACAAAGGTATCTGGCTGGTAACGGGTGTACTGCTTCTGCTGCAGTTGGCGATTATCTACCTGCCATTTATGCAGATGTTGTTCGGTACCGAGGCGTTGTCACTGCGCTACTGGTTCGTCACCCTGGCGGTGGCTGGCGCAATGTTCTTTGTTGTCGAAATTGAGAAAAGATTGACCCGCAGGTTCCGTAAGGCGGCATAAGATACATGGTTCCTCCCGCCCTCTCCTCAACGGGGAGAGGGCGAGAGGAGATCACGCGCCTTTAGGCCATCATTCCTGTCCGTAAGCGTTACGGACTCGTTGCCCACAGCTCAGCATGTTTCTGCACCAGGGTGATCAGCGACCCGCCGTCGGCGACGAAATCACGCATGCGCTGCGCCTCGCTTTTACCCTGTTTCAACATCAGGCCAATCTCCTGAATCGCGCTTGTCGCCCCCAGCTTTTCGGCTGACGGGGCGACGCGCTCCAGCAACCATGCGATATCCTCTGCAATGGTCTTCTGCTCACCGCTGTGAACATCCGTCAAAATGCCCGCCAGACCGTAGCGGCAAGCTTGGAAGCGATTGAACCGATACAGTAGAAAATCCTGCTCCTGATGTTTGTAAGGCCGGGTGGTCAGCAGCCAGTGCGAGGTGGCCTGAATCAGACCCGCGATATTAATGGCATGGCCCAGCGTCAGGGGGGTGTCCATTACCCGCACCTCCACGGTGCCGAAATGGGGGCTGGGGCGGATATCCCAGTGCAGATCTTTGATGCTGTCGATCATGCTGGTGGAGCTAAGCCGGCGGAAAAGCCCTTCGAACGCCTGCCAGTTAGGTGCCCAGGGCATCAGGCCGTTATCCGGGAAGCCTGAAAAGATATTCAGCCGTGATGAAGCAAACTGGGTGTCGGTGCCCTGCATATAGGGCGAGGAGGCCGCCAGCGCAATAAAGTGCGGCACAAAGCGGGATAAACCGTGCAGCAGATAGATAGCGTCGTCACCGGTGCGGCACCCCACGTGCACATGCTGCCCGAAGACCGTCGCCTGTAAAATCAGGTAGCCAAAGCGCTCCAGGGTGACGTTATAACGCTCGTCGTCGCACACTTCCTGGCGTTGCCATTTCTGGAAGGGGTGGGTACCACCGCCGCAGATCTGCACATGATGCTCGCTGGCTGCTCGCAGAATGGCCTGCTGGATAGCCGAAAACTGTGCGGCGGCCTGGTCAATGCTCTGGCACACGCCGGTGGCAATTTCGAGCATGCTTTCGGTGATATCGTGTTTGACTTCACCGGCCTGGATCTCGTTTTCAACCGCGGCAATCAGCGCGGAGGAGTCCTGGCTAAGGTCATAGCCCGGTGGGTTGACCACCTGTAGCTCCAGTTCAATGCCAAGCGTGAAGGGTTCAGAGGCGTGGAAGTCAGGTAAAGGCATGGCACACTCCGTTGTCAGGTATCATTTCAGTATAGACAACGCAGGCGGTTCGCCCTCGCTGGTCAGTTGCCGGTATCGGCACACCCCGGCTACTCACCGCGTTTTGCCGGGGCGCGTTTCATCCCGCCTTGATCTTCACTGACCGTCATTGCCGATTTTTTCTCTCCTTGTCTCCCCATAGCCTCAAAACCCATTGTGCTTTACACTGCGCGCTGCAAAAATTGAGTTATGAACGATCAGACAGGCGGTAAAAGCGATGAACGGAACAATCACAACGTGGTTTAAAGATAAAGGCTTTGGATTTATCAAAGATGAGAACGGTGACAACCGCTATTTTCATGTGATTAAGGTCGCTAACCCTGATCTGATCAAAAAAGATGCGGTGGTGACCTTTGAACCGACCACCAATAACAAAGGCCTCTCGGCGTATGCCGTGAAGGTGATCCCCGAAAGCAAATACCTCTTTATTGCGGGCGAGCGTGTGAAGCTTACCTCGATCAAATCTTTCGTGGTCTTCAGTGAGGATGAACCTGTTGAGACCGGGATCGATAAAGAGAACGCGGTGCTTTCAGTAGGGATCCTGATGAGCAATATCAGGCCAAAAGCGGATAAGAAGCCAGGCGAAATGCGCGCCGTGAAGAAGCTGGCCATCACCACTTTCCAGAACACAACGCTGATCTTCACCGAAGATGAGATCGACATCGATGCCACGGTGAAGCTGCTGAAGTGATCCTGTGCCGAAATTCTGCAGCAATGAGAAGCAGAATTTCGGCTTTATAGGTTGTCTCTGCACTTACTGTGCCGCGCCGGACGACTCCTTCACAAATTCCTCCAGCATCCACACCATGTCATGCAGTAGCCCCGTAAGTGAACTCTCCACGCTGGCTGGCAACGTTCCGCCCAGAACGGCCTGCGTCAACGCCAGGGCATAATCCACCTGAACGGTTATCTCCTGCCAGCACGCCGGCACGCTGGTGCTGAATCTTTCACCTTCGATCAACTGCGCAATCAGTTCCGGGGAAGGCTCGCTCGTGTCGCACTCCCGCATCTGCCCAAGGGTTTGCAGCAGCTTTTCGCAGAGGGCTTTACGCGTGTCGTGCGCGTCGGTCTCCTTCAGCACGCTAACCAGTGCCGCGCTGATATCAGCCAGTTCGGGAAGTTCTGCCGTCGTGGCAAGCGGCGTATCGATCAGTTGCTGAACTAACGCGTTAGTGGATGAGGCGTAAACGTATGTCGATTTTGTTGTCATGTCGTATTCCTTCTCTATAAAAGCTCCTGACAGCGAAATTTTCTGTGCTCGTGAGGGGTAGCACTGACGGAGGTAGGAATACCGTACACGACAAAACGGCCAGCCAACCGGCTGCTCCGCCAGCGCTACCGCGATTTTAACGGCGTGGCAAAGTGAATGTCGTGTCATCCTGTCTGGGTTCCTACACCCGGTTGCAGAGCGCCCGCAACTCAGGCACTTTACGGCCCCGCCCTGGCAAATAACAGTCAAAACCGCGAAATGCACCCGCTAACTTTTCGATTTGCGAGGCGCTTTCCAGAATGTCGGGATCCAGGCGTAAAAATCCTCTGTTCGCCTGCTTTTTATCCTGATATAACAAAGTCTTTACATTTCAAAGGGGGGGGCACCGTGCCGGAAATTAATGAATTTGGTCAGACTGTTAATGACGTCGTTCCCGGCTGGAATGGCGCACGCGTTTTACCCCGCTCGCTTCTGCCAGGACGCTTCTGCCGACTGGAGCCGCTGGATGCCGCCCGCCACGCCGTCGATCTGTTTGAGGCTTTTGCGCTGGGTGATGGCAGCGACTGGACGTGGATGGCCAGTAACCTGCCGGAAAGCGTGGAGGTCACCCGACACTGGCTGCTGGGCAAAGTCATGGACGATGCCCTGGTGCCCTATGCGGTGATTGATACCCGCACGGACCAGGCCGTGGGGGTAGTGTGTTACATGGCGATCGACCGCCAGATGGGAACGGTAGAAATTGGTCACGTGACCTGGTCGCGTAAAATGCGTCACAGCCCGATGGGTACCGAAGCCATCTGGCTGCTGTTGAAAAATGCTTTCGCGCACGGCTATCGTCGGCTGGAGTGGAAGTGCGACTCAATGAACGTGGTCTCGCGCCGGGCCGCCGAACGGCTGGGGTTCACCTGGGAAGGGCGGTTGCGACAAAAAATTGTGCGCAAGGGCCGAACGCGCGACAGCGATATGCTTTCGATTATCGATGGTGAGTGGCCAAAAAA contains:
- a CDS encoding cation-transporting P-type ATPase; translation: MTKMPNPPSSPSPDNKASGLAYQQTVEQTLAALQTHTNGLSRAEADERLNKYGPNALPEKKAKPAWLRFLAHFNDVLIYVLLAAAVLTAVMGHWVDTLVILGVAVINALIGHVQESNAEKSLQSIRNMLSSDARVIRHGEHETIPTTEIVPGDIIVLRAGDRIPADMRLIEAHNLRVEEAILTGESTVVDKHTDVLHGELPLGDRTNLVFSGTTVSAGGGVGVVIATGQETELGHINQMMAGIEKHRTPLLVQMDKLGKAIFAIILAMMAALFVFSILLRDIPLGELLLSLISLAVAAVPEGLPAIISIILSLGVQAMARKRAIIRKLPTVETLGAMTVVCSDKTGTLTMNEMTVKAIITAESCYSVDGNSYEPEGKICLEGSDEPVQIQPGTVLEQYLRTIDLCNDSQLVKDERGLWGITGGPTEGALKVLAAKAKLSPVATTLISKIPFDSQYKYMSTHYQVGNDAQILITGAPDVIFALCEQQQTRNGAEPFNRAYWEDEMARFARQGLRMVAAAFKPAAADKPALRHEDLSSGLIMLGIAGMMDPPRPEAIDAIHACQQAGIRVKMITGDHPQTAMSIGQMLGIANSSQAITGYQLEHMDDAALATAAVQYDIFARTSPEHKLRLVKALQEKGEIVGMTGDGVNDAPALRQADVGIAMGIKGTEVTKEAAEMVLTDDNFATIASAVKEGRRVYDNLKKTILFIMPTNLAQGLLIIIALLAGNVIPLTPVLILWMNMATSATLSFGLAFEAAERNIMKRPPRQTAQYVMDAYAVWRVAFVGTMIAIAAFALEAWLAPRGHSAEFTRTVLLQMLVCAQWVYMINCRNTEGFSLNRGLLANKGIWLVTGVLLLLQLAIIYLPFMQMLFGTEALSLRYWFVTLAVAGAMFFVVEIEKRLTRRFRKAA
- a CDS encoding YbdK family carboxylate-amine ligase, with the protein product MPLPDFHASEPFTLGIELELQVVNPPGYDLSQDSSALIAAVENEIQAGEVKHDITESMLEIATGVCQSIDQAAAQFSAIQQAILRAASEHHVQICGGGTHPFQKWQRQEVCDDERYNVTLERFGYLILQATVFGQHVHVGCRTGDDAIYLLHGLSRFVPHFIALAASSPYMQGTDTQFASSRLNIFSGFPDNGLMPWAPNWQAFEGLFRRLSSTSMIDSIKDLHWDIRPSPHFGTVEVRVMDTPLTLGHAINIAGLIQATSHWLLTTRPYKHQEQDFLLYRFNRFQACRYGLAGILTDVHSGEQKTIAEDIAWLLERVAPSAEKLGATSAIQEIGLMLKQGKSEAQRMRDFVADGGSLITLVQKHAELWATSP
- a CDS encoding cold-shock protein: MNGTITTWFKDKGFGFIKDENGDNRYFHVIKVANPDLIKKDAVVTFEPTTNNKGLSAYAVKVIPESKYLFIAGERVKLTSIKSFVVFSEDEPVETGIDKENAVLSVGILMSNIRPKADKKPGEMRAVKKLAITTFQNTTLIFTEDEIDIDATVKLLK
- a CDS encoding GNAT family N-acetyltransferase encodes the protein MPEINEFGQTVNDVVPGWNGARVLPRSLLPGRFCRLEPLDAARHAVDLFEAFALGDGSDWTWMASNLPESVEVTRHWLLGKVMDDALVPYAVIDTRTDQAVGVVCYMAIDRQMGTVEIGHVTWSRKMRHSPMGTEAIWLLLKNAFAHGYRRLEWKCDSMNVVSRRAAERLGFTWEGRLRQKIVRKGRTRDSDMLSIIDGEWPKKEAALCAWLAAENFDGEGRQIKKLEAFRE